Proteins encoded in a region of the Elaeis guineensis isolate ETL-2024a chromosome 7, EG11, whole genome shotgun sequence genome:
- the LOC105048761 gene encoding reticulon-like protein B2 isoform X1: MQRSSSKPGGQLLTTKAPSGGPKALYDFLGGGKVADVVLWRNKRLSAGILAGFTVIWLLFEVVEYHFVTLLCHMAIAAILVAFIWSNVAALFGLSPPKIPEVRILSQQAFKEFVETLHPKLSRLVSILHRVAFGEDLKLLLFAILYLWILSVMGSLCSFLNLLYFVSLCIQTLPALYKRYGREVDDLAAKGSHELNKLYAKLEQEVLKKIPRGPGKEKKNG; encoded by the exons ATGCAGCGTTCATCCTCCAAGCCTGGTGGCCAACTATTGACCACGAAAGCACCGTCTGGTGGGCCGAAGGCTCTTTACGATTTTCTAGGTGGAGGAAAAG TTGCTGACGTTGTTCTATGGAGAAACAAGCGATTATCGGCAGGGATACTTGCCGGGTTTACCGTGATATGGCTACTCTTCGAGGTGGTGGAATACCATTTTGTCACACTCCTTTGCCACATGGCTATCGCAGCTATTCTGGTTGCCTTCATTTGGTCAAATGTAGCCGCTCTATTTGGCCT GTCTCCTCCCAAGATCCCTGAAGTTCGAATCTTATCACAGCAAGCCTTCAAAGAATTCGTGGAGACCCTCCACCCCAAGCTCAGTCGGTTGGTGTCCATCCTCCATCGCGTTGCATTTGGAGAAGATCTCAAGTTGCTCCTCTTT GCAATTCTCTATCTTTGGATTCTATCAGTGATGGGGAGCTTGTGTAGCTTCCTTAATCTCTTATACTTTG TCTCTCTCTGCATTCAGACGCTGCCGGCTTTATACAAGCGATACGGGCGTGAAGTGGATGATCTAGCTGCCAAGGGAAGCCATGAACTCAATAAACTGTACGCGAAGTTGGAACAGGAAGTTCTCAAAAAAATTCCACGAGGCCCCGGGAAGGAAAAGAAGAACGGATGA
- the LOC105048761 gene encoding reticulon-like protein B2 isoform X3, with the protein MQRSSSKPGGQLLTTKAPSGGPKALYDFLGGGKVADVVLWRNKRLSAGILAGFTVIWLLFEVVEYHFVTLLCHMAIAAILVAFIWSNVAALFGLSPPKIPEVRILSQQAFKEFVETLHPKLSRLVSILHRVAFGEDLKLLLFVNDSFPSWLLCSVLYKYKSLSAFRRCRLYTSDTGVKWMI; encoded by the exons ATGCAGCGTTCATCCTCCAAGCCTGGTGGCCAACTATTGACCACGAAAGCACCGTCTGGTGGGCCGAAGGCTCTTTACGATTTTCTAGGTGGAGGAAAAG TTGCTGACGTTGTTCTATGGAGAAACAAGCGATTATCGGCAGGGATACTTGCCGGGTTTACCGTGATATGGCTACTCTTCGAGGTGGTGGAATACCATTTTGTCACACTCCTTTGCCACATGGCTATCGCAGCTATTCTGGTTGCCTTCATTTGGTCAAATGTAGCCGCTCTATTTGGCCT GTCTCCTCCCAAGATCCCTGAAGTTCGAATCTTATCACAGCAAGCCTTCAAAGAATTCGTGGAGACCCTCCACCCCAAGCTCAGTCGGTTGGTGTCCATCCTCCATCGCGTTGCATTTGGAGAAGATCTCAAGTTGCTCCTCTTTGTAAATGATTCCTTTCCTTCCTGGCTCCTCTGTAGTGTCCTTTACAAATATAAG TCTCTCTCTGCATTCAGACGCTGCCGGCTTTATACAAGCGATACGGGCGTGAAGTGGATGATCTAG
- the LOC105048761 gene encoding reticulon-like protein B6 isoform X2: MQRSSSKPGGQLLTTKAPSGGPKALYDFLGGGKVADVVLWRNKRLSAGILAGFTVIWLLFEVVEYHFVTLLCHMAIAAILVAFIWSNVAALFGLSPPKIPEVRILSQQAFKEFVETLHPKLSRLVSILHRVAFGEDLKLLLFVNDSFPSWLLCSVLYKYKQFHNGDSWSALLLFRSLSLHSDAAGFIQAIRA; encoded by the exons ATGCAGCGTTCATCCTCCAAGCCTGGTGGCCAACTATTGACCACGAAAGCACCGTCTGGTGGGCCGAAGGCTCTTTACGATTTTCTAGGTGGAGGAAAAG TTGCTGACGTTGTTCTATGGAGAAACAAGCGATTATCGGCAGGGATACTTGCCGGGTTTACCGTGATATGGCTACTCTTCGAGGTGGTGGAATACCATTTTGTCACACTCCTTTGCCACATGGCTATCGCAGCTATTCTGGTTGCCTTCATTTGGTCAAATGTAGCCGCTCTATTTGGCCT GTCTCCTCCCAAGATCCCTGAAGTTCGAATCTTATCACAGCAAGCCTTCAAAGAATTCGTGGAGACCCTCCACCCCAAGCTCAGTCGGTTGGTGTCCATCCTCCATCGCGTTGCATTTGGAGAAGATCTCAAGTTGCTCCTCTTTGTAAATGATTCCTTTCCTTCCTGGCTCCTCTGTAGTGTCCTTTACAAATATAAG CAATTTCATAACGGAGACTCATGGAGCGCATTGCTTCTTTTTCGTAGTCTCTCTCTGCATTCAGACGCTGCCGGCTTTATACAAGCGATACGGGCGTGA
- the LOC105048762 gene encoding non-specific lipid-transfer protein 2, translating to MKASFLFLCVVLFGLLSQAPTAMAVTCNPSELSPCAGAILGSSPPTSACCAKLKAQQPCFCQYAKNPSLKGYINSPNSRKVLAACGVSTPSC from the coding sequence ATGAAGGCATCCTTCCTCTTCTTGTGCGTTGTGCTGTTTGGCCTCCTCAGCCAGGCTCCGACCGCCATGGCGGTGACGTGCAACCCTTCCGAGCTGAGCCCGTGCGCTGGCGCGATCTTGGGCTCCTCTCCGCCGACCTCCGCTTGCTGTGCTAAGCTCAAGGCGCAGCAGCCGTGCTTCTGCCAGTATGCGAAGAATCCAAGTTTGAAAGGCTACATCAACTCTCCCAACAGCCGGAAAGTGCTTGCTGCCTGCGGTGTATCGACTCCTAGCTGTTGA